One window of the Syngnathus typhle isolate RoL2023-S1 ecotype Sweden linkage group LG21, RoL_Styp_1.0, whole genome shotgun sequence genome contains the following:
- the atxn7l1 gene encoding ataxin-7-like protein 1 isoform X3, producing the protein MATLARLIPSPDSFLSEPWSSFVGAAQLRLIDGMLHRRLFPVLEDFHLVVCHVCNQVVTPRGFLTHYEKRHGSPVPSRNPLVLMKAKAPAVAGGPGDALPFRIPKDYPHSRFSKAPLAVYPPKGIRNKPCVSLPVVSLEKMPCLSRANSTSQVRLAAPSSSPSSSPLKHPLPSPTAFPNEKMRNGGPSTPRSSPSPLDGRPGPARSPLDRRPASSSCPSPSPAHRPPAQLSSSSPSEKKNQNGTKAFSSRLSGRVFDPNTHCGVQDPETKQPCTRSLTCKTHSLTHRRAVAGRRKHFDVLLAEHRGRTKEKDKNSCSPSVTSQDVASPSKPHSPNGRPLSTLKLKLANAHIPRVLGTATSMPQPPPPATFPAPAPVPPSHPELSPQPWATTSSVDGDRLSSDEGDAPTPEDAHGPAIHFSNHHPQPSGVCIFSSRLMGRGHYVFDRRWDRMRVALQNMVEKHLNSQMWRKVPPAAESLPTLSPSGTSQQAPPPSPASDTSSLFTAPSGPSFPHAASSPGALTFRDAPQPHATLGAPRHSAHRASRPTKEREDSIAEARRKNPSYACSFRNGTSPHGVSAGPGAKKGHGRARNGLWGYSGHWLTKADGTQGQNSNNSDLGSTNISYSSSRELAAAPSPGALNYGQKAEGRKRKSAGAYEGKTGNKVNRLGAADGFFGNRNDGESQRQAKLHH; encoded by the exons ATGGCGACACTGGCTCGCCTCATACCGAGTCCGGATAGCTTCCTCAGCGAGCCTTGGTCTTCATTCGTCGGTGCGGCTCAACTGCGACTCATTGACG GGATGCTCCACCGCCGTCTGTTTCCAGTGCTGGAGGACTTTCATCTCGTTGTCTGCCATGTCTGCAATCAGGTGGTCACTCCTCGGGGCTTCCTCACACACTACG AGAAGCGCCACGGCTCTCCCGTCCCTTCGAGGAACCCGCTGGTTCTCATGAAGGCCAAAGCCCCCGCCGTGGCTGGCGGTCCCGGGGACGCCCTCCCCTTCCGGATCCCCAAAGACTACCCTCACTCGCGCTTCAGCAAAGCACCACTCGCCGTCTATCCTCCGAAGGGAATTCGGAACAAACCATG CGTCTCTCTTCCGGTCGTGAGCTTGGAGAAGATGCCGTGCCTCAGCCGAGCAAACTCCACCTCACAAGTCCGCCTCGCCGCCCCCTCGTCCTCACCCTCTTCGTCCCCCCTCAAACACCCGCTGCCCTCTCCCACCGCATTCCCTAATGAGAAGATGCGCAACGGCGGGCCGTCCACGCCGCGCTCCTCGCCGTCGCCTCTAGACGGGCGCCCCGGCCCGGCGCGCTCCCCTCTCGACCGCCGGCCGGCCTCCTCGTCGTGCCCCTCCCCCTCTCCCGCTCACAGGCCGCCGGCTCAGCTGTCATCGTCGTCACCTTCAGAGAAGAAGAATCAAAATGGCACCAAGGCTTTTTCTTCCAGACTCTCAG GAAGAGTATTTGACCCGAATACGCACTGTGGCGTCCAGGACCCTGAGACCAAACAGCCGTGCACACGTTCCCTCACCTGCAAG ACTCACTCCCTAACCCACCGCCGAGCCGTTGCCGGCAGGAGGAAACATTTCGATGTCCTCCTGGCCGAACACAGAGGCAGAACCAAGGAGAAGGACAAGAACAGCTGCAGCCCAAGTGTCACCTCGCAAGACGTCGCTTCTCCCAGCAAGCCGCACAGCCCGAACGGACGCCCTCTGTCCACACTGAAATTAAAACTGGCAAACGCACACATCCCCAG GGTTCTAGGCACCGCCACTTCCATGCCTCAGCCTCCACCGCCAGCAACCTTTCCTGCCCCAGCACCCGTCCCACCCTCCCACCCGGAGCTTTCACCTCAGCCTTGGGCGACTACATCCAGCGTGGATGGTGATCGTCTCTCCAGCGACGAAGGCGACGCACCGACTCCCGAGGATGCGCACGGACCCGccattcacttctcgaaccacCACCCTCAACCTTCCGGG GTTTGCATATTCAGCAGCAGGCTCATGGGACGAGGCCACTACGTGTTTGACCGGCGGTGGGACAGGATGAGGGTGGCGCTCCAGAACATGGTGGAGAAGCACCTCAATTCACAAATGTGGAG AAAGGTTCCTCCAGCTGCTGAGAGCCTGCCCACCCTTTCGCCCTCTGGCACATCCCAACAAGCGCCCCCTCCCTCTCCCGCGTCGGACACTTCCTCCCTTTTTACCGCTCCGTCCGGTCCCTCCTTCCCTCATGCCGCGTCATCACCCGGAGCTTTGACTTTCAGAGATGCCCCTCAGCCGCACGCCACTCTGGGCGCACCCCGCCACAGCGCGCACAGGGCCAGCCGCCCCACCAAAGAGAGAGAGGACTCTATAGCGGAAGCAAGGAGGAAAAACCCTTCCTACGCCTGCTCCTTTCGCAACGGGACCAGCCCTCACGGAGTATCGGCGGGGCCGGGTGCTAAAAAGGGACACGGTCGGGCGCGGAACGGACTTTGGGGCTACAGCGGCCACTGGCTAACGAAAGCTGACGGCACTCAAGGCCAGAACTCAAATAACAG TGATCTTGGCAGCACCAATATATCCTACTCATCCAGCAGGGAGCTGGCAGCCGCTCCCTCCCCCGGAGCCTTGAATTACGGGCAAAAAGCAgaggggaggaagaggaagagtgcCGGCGCTTACGAAGGGAAGACCGGCAACAAGGTGAACCGGCTGGGAGCTGCCGACGGCTTCTTTGGGAACCGGAACGACGGCGAGTCCCAAAGACAG GCCAAGTTGCATCACTGA
- the atxn7l1 gene encoding ataxin-7-like protein 1 isoform X1, whose translation MATLARLIPSPDSFLSEPWSSFVGAAQLRLIDDSLLEKCHGELCAVNEEGERENLELSRMLHRRLFPVLEDFHLVVCHVCNQVVTPRGFLTHYEKRHGSPVPSRNPLVLMKAKAPAVAGGPGDALPFRIPKDYPHSRFSKAPLAVYPPKGIRNKPCVSLPVVSLEKMPCLSRANSTSQVRLAAPSSSPSSSPLKHPLPSPTAFPNEKMRNGGPSTPRSSPSPLDGRPGPARSPLDRRPASSSCPSPSPAHRPPAQLSSSSPSEKKNQNGTKAFSSRLSGRVFDPNTHCGVQDPETKQPCTRSLTCKTHSLTHRRAVAGRRKHFDVLLAEHRGRTKEKDKNSCSPSVTSQDVASPSKPHSPNGRPLSTLKLKLANAHIPRVLGTATSMPQPPPPATFPAPAPVPPSHPELSPQPWATTSSVDGDRLSSDEGDAPTPEDAHGPAIHFSNHHPQPSGVCIFSSRLMGRGHYVFDRRWDRMRVALQNMVEKHLNSQMWRKVPPAAESLPTLSPSGTSQQAPPPSPASDTSSLFTAPSGPSFPHAASSPGALTFRDAPQPHATLGAPRHSAHRASRPTKEREDSIAEARRKNPSYACSFRNGTSPHGVSAGPGAKKGHGRARNGLWGYSGHWLTKADGTQGQNSNNSDLGSTNISYSSSRELAAAPSPGALNYGQKAEGRKRKSAGAYEGKTGNKVNRLGAADGFFGNRNDGESQRQAKLHH comes from the exons ATGGCGACACTGGCTCGCCTCATACCGAGTCCGGATAGCTTCCTCAGCGAGCCTTGGTCTTCATTCGTCGGTGCGGCTCAACTGCGACTCATTGACG ACTCGCTTTTAGAGAAGTGCCACGGAGAGCTTTGTGCTGTCAATGAAGAAGGTGAGCGGGAGAACTTGGAGCTGTCGA GGATGCTCCACCGCCGTCTGTTTCCAGTGCTGGAGGACTTTCATCTCGTTGTCTGCCATGTCTGCAATCAGGTGGTCACTCCTCGGGGCTTCCTCACACACTACG AGAAGCGCCACGGCTCTCCCGTCCCTTCGAGGAACCCGCTGGTTCTCATGAAGGCCAAAGCCCCCGCCGTGGCTGGCGGTCCCGGGGACGCCCTCCCCTTCCGGATCCCCAAAGACTACCCTCACTCGCGCTTCAGCAAAGCACCACTCGCCGTCTATCCTCCGAAGGGAATTCGGAACAAACCATG CGTCTCTCTTCCGGTCGTGAGCTTGGAGAAGATGCCGTGCCTCAGCCGAGCAAACTCCACCTCACAAGTCCGCCTCGCCGCCCCCTCGTCCTCACCCTCTTCGTCCCCCCTCAAACACCCGCTGCCCTCTCCCACCGCATTCCCTAATGAGAAGATGCGCAACGGCGGGCCGTCCACGCCGCGCTCCTCGCCGTCGCCTCTAGACGGGCGCCCCGGCCCGGCGCGCTCCCCTCTCGACCGCCGGCCGGCCTCCTCGTCGTGCCCCTCCCCCTCTCCCGCTCACAGGCCGCCGGCTCAGCTGTCATCGTCGTCACCTTCAGAGAAGAAGAATCAAAATGGCACCAAGGCTTTTTCTTCCAGACTCTCAG GAAGAGTATTTGACCCGAATACGCACTGTGGCGTCCAGGACCCTGAGACCAAACAGCCGTGCACACGTTCCCTCACCTGCAAG ACTCACTCCCTAACCCACCGCCGAGCCGTTGCCGGCAGGAGGAAACATTTCGATGTCCTCCTGGCCGAACACAGAGGCAGAACCAAGGAGAAGGACAAGAACAGCTGCAGCCCAAGTGTCACCTCGCAAGACGTCGCTTCTCCCAGCAAGCCGCACAGCCCGAACGGACGCCCTCTGTCCACACTGAAATTAAAACTGGCAAACGCACACATCCCCAG GGTTCTAGGCACCGCCACTTCCATGCCTCAGCCTCCACCGCCAGCAACCTTTCCTGCCCCAGCACCCGTCCCACCCTCCCACCCGGAGCTTTCACCTCAGCCTTGGGCGACTACATCCAGCGTGGATGGTGATCGTCTCTCCAGCGACGAAGGCGACGCACCGACTCCCGAGGATGCGCACGGACCCGccattcacttctcgaaccacCACCCTCAACCTTCCGGG GTTTGCATATTCAGCAGCAGGCTCATGGGACGAGGCCACTACGTGTTTGACCGGCGGTGGGACAGGATGAGGGTGGCGCTCCAGAACATGGTGGAGAAGCACCTCAATTCACAAATGTGGAG AAAGGTTCCTCCAGCTGCTGAGAGCCTGCCCACCCTTTCGCCCTCTGGCACATCCCAACAAGCGCCCCCTCCCTCTCCCGCGTCGGACACTTCCTCCCTTTTTACCGCTCCGTCCGGTCCCTCCTTCCCTCATGCCGCGTCATCACCCGGAGCTTTGACTTTCAGAGATGCCCCTCAGCCGCACGCCACTCTGGGCGCACCCCGCCACAGCGCGCACAGGGCCAGCCGCCCCACCAAAGAGAGAGAGGACTCTATAGCGGAAGCAAGGAGGAAAAACCCTTCCTACGCCTGCTCCTTTCGCAACGGGACCAGCCCTCACGGAGTATCGGCGGGGCCGGGTGCTAAAAAGGGACACGGTCGGGCGCGGAACGGACTTTGGGGCTACAGCGGCCACTGGCTAACGAAAGCTGACGGCACTCAAGGCCAGAACTCAAATAACAG TGATCTTGGCAGCACCAATATATCCTACTCATCCAGCAGGGAGCTGGCAGCCGCTCCCTCCCCCGGAGCCTTGAATTACGGGCAAAAAGCAgaggggaggaagaggaagagtgcCGGCGCTTACGAAGGGAAGACCGGCAACAAGGTGAACCGGCTGGGAGCTGCCGACGGCTTCTTTGGGAACCGGAACGACGGCGAGTCCCAAAGACAG GCCAAGTTGCATCACTGA
- the atxn7l1 gene encoding ataxin-7-like protein 1 isoform X2, which yields MATLARLIPSPDSFLSEPWSSFVGAAQLRLIDDSLLEKCHGELCAVNEEGMLHRRLFPVLEDFHLVVCHVCNQVVTPRGFLTHYEKRHGSPVPSRNPLVLMKAKAPAVAGGPGDALPFRIPKDYPHSRFSKAPLAVYPPKGIRNKPCVSLPVVSLEKMPCLSRANSTSQVRLAAPSSSPSSSPLKHPLPSPTAFPNEKMRNGGPSTPRSSPSPLDGRPGPARSPLDRRPASSSCPSPSPAHRPPAQLSSSSPSEKKNQNGTKAFSSRLSGRVFDPNTHCGVQDPETKQPCTRSLTCKTHSLTHRRAVAGRRKHFDVLLAEHRGRTKEKDKNSCSPSVTSQDVASPSKPHSPNGRPLSTLKLKLANAHIPRVLGTATSMPQPPPPATFPAPAPVPPSHPELSPQPWATTSSVDGDRLSSDEGDAPTPEDAHGPAIHFSNHHPQPSGVCIFSSRLMGRGHYVFDRRWDRMRVALQNMVEKHLNSQMWRKVPPAAESLPTLSPSGTSQQAPPPSPASDTSSLFTAPSGPSFPHAASSPGALTFRDAPQPHATLGAPRHSAHRASRPTKEREDSIAEARRKNPSYACSFRNGTSPHGVSAGPGAKKGHGRARNGLWGYSGHWLTKADGTQGQNSNNSDLGSTNISYSSSRELAAAPSPGALNYGQKAEGRKRKSAGAYEGKTGNKVNRLGAADGFFGNRNDGESQRQAKLHH from the exons ATGGCGACACTGGCTCGCCTCATACCGAGTCCGGATAGCTTCCTCAGCGAGCCTTGGTCTTCATTCGTCGGTGCGGCTCAACTGCGACTCATTGACG ACTCGCTTTTAGAGAAGTGCCACGGAGAGCTTTGTGCTGTCAATGAAGAAG GGATGCTCCACCGCCGTCTGTTTCCAGTGCTGGAGGACTTTCATCTCGTTGTCTGCCATGTCTGCAATCAGGTGGTCACTCCTCGGGGCTTCCTCACACACTACG AGAAGCGCCACGGCTCTCCCGTCCCTTCGAGGAACCCGCTGGTTCTCATGAAGGCCAAAGCCCCCGCCGTGGCTGGCGGTCCCGGGGACGCCCTCCCCTTCCGGATCCCCAAAGACTACCCTCACTCGCGCTTCAGCAAAGCACCACTCGCCGTCTATCCTCCGAAGGGAATTCGGAACAAACCATG CGTCTCTCTTCCGGTCGTGAGCTTGGAGAAGATGCCGTGCCTCAGCCGAGCAAACTCCACCTCACAAGTCCGCCTCGCCGCCCCCTCGTCCTCACCCTCTTCGTCCCCCCTCAAACACCCGCTGCCCTCTCCCACCGCATTCCCTAATGAGAAGATGCGCAACGGCGGGCCGTCCACGCCGCGCTCCTCGCCGTCGCCTCTAGACGGGCGCCCCGGCCCGGCGCGCTCCCCTCTCGACCGCCGGCCGGCCTCCTCGTCGTGCCCCTCCCCCTCTCCCGCTCACAGGCCGCCGGCTCAGCTGTCATCGTCGTCACCTTCAGAGAAGAAGAATCAAAATGGCACCAAGGCTTTTTCTTCCAGACTCTCAG GAAGAGTATTTGACCCGAATACGCACTGTGGCGTCCAGGACCCTGAGACCAAACAGCCGTGCACACGTTCCCTCACCTGCAAG ACTCACTCCCTAACCCACCGCCGAGCCGTTGCCGGCAGGAGGAAACATTTCGATGTCCTCCTGGCCGAACACAGAGGCAGAACCAAGGAGAAGGACAAGAACAGCTGCAGCCCAAGTGTCACCTCGCAAGACGTCGCTTCTCCCAGCAAGCCGCACAGCCCGAACGGACGCCCTCTGTCCACACTGAAATTAAAACTGGCAAACGCACACATCCCCAG GGTTCTAGGCACCGCCACTTCCATGCCTCAGCCTCCACCGCCAGCAACCTTTCCTGCCCCAGCACCCGTCCCACCCTCCCACCCGGAGCTTTCACCTCAGCCTTGGGCGACTACATCCAGCGTGGATGGTGATCGTCTCTCCAGCGACGAAGGCGACGCACCGACTCCCGAGGATGCGCACGGACCCGccattcacttctcgaaccacCACCCTCAACCTTCCGGG GTTTGCATATTCAGCAGCAGGCTCATGGGACGAGGCCACTACGTGTTTGACCGGCGGTGGGACAGGATGAGGGTGGCGCTCCAGAACATGGTGGAGAAGCACCTCAATTCACAAATGTGGAG AAAGGTTCCTCCAGCTGCTGAGAGCCTGCCCACCCTTTCGCCCTCTGGCACATCCCAACAAGCGCCCCCTCCCTCTCCCGCGTCGGACACTTCCTCCCTTTTTACCGCTCCGTCCGGTCCCTCCTTCCCTCATGCCGCGTCATCACCCGGAGCTTTGACTTTCAGAGATGCCCCTCAGCCGCACGCCACTCTGGGCGCACCCCGCCACAGCGCGCACAGGGCCAGCCGCCCCACCAAAGAGAGAGAGGACTCTATAGCGGAAGCAAGGAGGAAAAACCCTTCCTACGCCTGCTCCTTTCGCAACGGGACCAGCCCTCACGGAGTATCGGCGGGGCCGGGTGCTAAAAAGGGACACGGTCGGGCGCGGAACGGACTTTGGGGCTACAGCGGCCACTGGCTAACGAAAGCTGACGGCACTCAAGGCCAGAACTCAAATAACAG TGATCTTGGCAGCACCAATATATCCTACTCATCCAGCAGGGAGCTGGCAGCCGCTCCCTCCCCCGGAGCCTTGAATTACGGGCAAAAAGCAgaggggaggaagaggaagagtgcCGGCGCTTACGAAGGGAAGACCGGCAACAAGGTGAACCGGCTGGGAGCTGCCGACGGCTTCTTTGGGAACCGGAACGACGGCGAGTCCCAAAGACAG GCCAAGTTGCATCACTGA
- the atxn7l1 gene encoding ataxin-7-like protein 1 isoform X4 encodes MHSKNQKRHGSPVPSRNPLVLMKAKAPAVAGGPGDALPFRIPKDYPHSRFSKAPLAVYPPKGIRNKPCVSLPVVSLEKMPCLSRANSTSQVRLAAPSSSPSSSPLKHPLPSPTAFPNEKMRNGGPSTPRSSPSPLDGRPGPARSPLDRRPASSSCPSPSPAHRPPAQLSSSSPSEKKNQNGTKAFSSRLSGRVFDPNTHCGVQDPETKQPCTRSLTCKTHSLTHRRAVAGRRKHFDVLLAEHRGRTKEKDKNSCSPSVTSQDVASPSKPHSPNGRPLSTLKLKLANAHIPRVLGTATSMPQPPPPATFPAPAPVPPSHPELSPQPWATTSSVDGDRLSSDEGDAPTPEDAHGPAIHFSNHHPQPSGVCIFSSRLMGRGHYVFDRRWDRMRVALQNMVEKHLNSQMWRKVPPAAESLPTLSPSGTSQQAPPPSPASDTSSLFTAPSGPSFPHAASSPGALTFRDAPQPHATLGAPRHSAHRASRPTKEREDSIAEARRKNPSYACSFRNGTSPHGVSAGPGAKKGHGRARNGLWGYSGHWLTKADGTQGQNSNNSDLGSTNISYSSSRELAAAPSPGALNYGQKAEGRKRKSAGAYEGKTGNKVNRLGAADGFFGNRNDGESQRQAKLHH; translated from the exons ATGCATAGCAAGAACC AGAAGCGCCACGGCTCTCCCGTCCCTTCGAGGAACCCGCTGGTTCTCATGAAGGCCAAAGCCCCCGCCGTGGCTGGCGGTCCCGGGGACGCCCTCCCCTTCCGGATCCCCAAAGACTACCCTCACTCGCGCTTCAGCAAAGCACCACTCGCCGTCTATCCTCCGAAGGGAATTCGGAACAAACCATG CGTCTCTCTTCCGGTCGTGAGCTTGGAGAAGATGCCGTGCCTCAGCCGAGCAAACTCCACCTCACAAGTCCGCCTCGCCGCCCCCTCGTCCTCACCCTCTTCGTCCCCCCTCAAACACCCGCTGCCCTCTCCCACCGCATTCCCTAATGAGAAGATGCGCAACGGCGGGCCGTCCACGCCGCGCTCCTCGCCGTCGCCTCTAGACGGGCGCCCCGGCCCGGCGCGCTCCCCTCTCGACCGCCGGCCGGCCTCCTCGTCGTGCCCCTCCCCCTCTCCCGCTCACAGGCCGCCGGCTCAGCTGTCATCGTCGTCACCTTCAGAGAAGAAGAATCAAAATGGCACCAAGGCTTTTTCTTCCAGACTCTCAG GAAGAGTATTTGACCCGAATACGCACTGTGGCGTCCAGGACCCTGAGACCAAACAGCCGTGCACACGTTCCCTCACCTGCAAG ACTCACTCCCTAACCCACCGCCGAGCCGTTGCCGGCAGGAGGAAACATTTCGATGTCCTCCTGGCCGAACACAGAGGCAGAACCAAGGAGAAGGACAAGAACAGCTGCAGCCCAAGTGTCACCTCGCAAGACGTCGCTTCTCCCAGCAAGCCGCACAGCCCGAACGGACGCCCTCTGTCCACACTGAAATTAAAACTGGCAAACGCACACATCCCCAG GGTTCTAGGCACCGCCACTTCCATGCCTCAGCCTCCACCGCCAGCAACCTTTCCTGCCCCAGCACCCGTCCCACCCTCCCACCCGGAGCTTTCACCTCAGCCTTGGGCGACTACATCCAGCGTGGATGGTGATCGTCTCTCCAGCGACGAAGGCGACGCACCGACTCCCGAGGATGCGCACGGACCCGccattcacttctcgaaccacCACCCTCAACCTTCCGGG GTTTGCATATTCAGCAGCAGGCTCATGGGACGAGGCCACTACGTGTTTGACCGGCGGTGGGACAGGATGAGGGTGGCGCTCCAGAACATGGTGGAGAAGCACCTCAATTCACAAATGTGGAG AAAGGTTCCTCCAGCTGCTGAGAGCCTGCCCACCCTTTCGCCCTCTGGCACATCCCAACAAGCGCCCCCTCCCTCTCCCGCGTCGGACACTTCCTCCCTTTTTACCGCTCCGTCCGGTCCCTCCTTCCCTCATGCCGCGTCATCACCCGGAGCTTTGACTTTCAGAGATGCCCCTCAGCCGCACGCCACTCTGGGCGCACCCCGCCACAGCGCGCACAGGGCCAGCCGCCCCACCAAAGAGAGAGAGGACTCTATAGCGGAAGCAAGGAGGAAAAACCCTTCCTACGCCTGCTCCTTTCGCAACGGGACCAGCCCTCACGGAGTATCGGCGGGGCCGGGTGCTAAAAAGGGACACGGTCGGGCGCGGAACGGACTTTGGGGCTACAGCGGCCACTGGCTAACGAAAGCTGACGGCACTCAAGGCCAGAACTCAAATAACAG TGATCTTGGCAGCACCAATATATCCTACTCATCCAGCAGGGAGCTGGCAGCCGCTCCCTCCCCCGGAGCCTTGAATTACGGGCAAAAAGCAgaggggaggaagaggaagagtgcCGGCGCTTACGAAGGGAAGACCGGCAACAAGGTGAACCGGCTGGGAGCTGCCGACGGCTTCTTTGGGAACCGGAACGACGGCGAGTCCCAAAGACAG GCCAAGTTGCATCACTGA
- the sypl1 gene encoding synaptophysin-like protein 1, whose translation MMTGFRLNFSPLKEPLGFVKIVEWLTAIFAFGSCGGFAAKNIVSIFCGDGRNETLNVNFHYPFRISQVPLIEGNSTICNHSVSTTYLMGDSSSAAEFFVGVAVFCFLYSMAALLVYLGYMHVYKNSDFGPILDFVITAIIVFLWLVCSSAWAKGLQNVKDATNTEGIDTTVAVCKGNNITCEVTEYANLRTLNISVVFGYLNMFVWAGNAWFVYKETRWHSQKISTQPGPGRQQVPAAI comes from the exons ATGATGACCGGATTTCGGCTCAACTTCTCGCCTCTGAAGGAACCGCTGGGCTTCGTCAAAATAGTGGAATGG CTCACGGCCATATTTGCTTTCGGAAGCTGCGGCGGTTTCGCGGCCAAGAACATTGTGTCCATCTTCTGCGGCGATGGCAGGAATGAAACTCTCAACGTAAACTTCCActaccccttcag GATAAGCCAGGTGCCGCTCATCGAGGGCAACTCCACGATATGCAACCACTCCGTCAGCACCACTTACTTGATGGGAGACTCGTCCTCGGCCGCTGAATTCTTCGTGGGCGTCGCCGTCTTCTGCTTCCTCTACAGCATGGCCGCCCTTTTGGTTTATTTGGGCTACATGCACGTATACAAGAACTCTGATTTCGGACCCATTTTG GACTTTGTGATCACGGCGATCATCGTTTTCCTGTGGTTGGTGTGCTCGTCGGCGTGGGCTAAGGGTCTTCAGAACGTCAAGGACGCCACGAACACGGAAGGCATCGACACCACCGTGGCGGTCTGCAAGGGGAACAACATCACCTGCGAGGTCACGGAGTACGCCAACCTGCGGACGCTCAACATCTCCGTG GTGTTTGGCTACCTCAACATGTTCGTGTGGGCTGGCAACGCCTGGTTCGTGTACAAGGAGACTCGCTGGCACTCGCAGAAAATTTCAACCCAACCGGGACCGGGGAGGCAGCAGGTTCCGGCAGCAATCTAA
- the nampt1 gene encoding nicotinamide phosphoribosyltransferase produces the protein MEHRDAEFNILLATDSYKVTHYKQYPPNTSKVYSYFECRENRTDATKSRKVKYDKTVFYGLQYILYKYLKGKVITPEKIQEAKEVYREHFQDDVFNEKGWTYILEKYNGHLPIEIKAVPEGSVIPRGNVLFTVESTDPECYWLTNWVETILVQSWYPITVATNSREQKKILARYLLDTSGNLEGLEYKLHDFGYRGVSSQETAGIGASAHLVNFKGTDTVAGIGVIKKYYGTKDPVPGFSVPAAEHSTITAWGKDHEKDAFEHIIKQFPNVPVSIVSDSYDIYNACEKIWGEDLRGLIESRSADAPLVVRPDSGNPLDTVLKVLEILGKKFPPEENSKGFKVLPPYIRVIQGDGVDINTLQEIVEGMKQHRWSIENVSFGSGGALLQKLTRDLLNCSFKCSYVVTNGLGVNVFKDPVADPNKRSKKGRLSLHRTQSGEFVTLEEGKGDLEEYGVDLLHTVFQNGKIVRTYTFDQVRDNAKLKESELD, from the exons ATGGAGCACCGGGACGCCGAGTTCAACATCTTGCTCGCCACCGATTCCTACAAG GTGACTCATTACAAACAGTACCCCCCCAACACCAGCAAAGTTTATTCCTATTTTGAGTGCCGCGAGAATAGGACGGATGCCACCAAAAGCAGAAAGGTCAAATATGACAAAACGGTCTTCTATGGTCTTCAGTACATCCTCTACAAATACCTCAAAG GAAAAGTAATCACTCCGGAGAAAATCCAAGAAGCCAAGGAGGTTTACCGAGAACACTTCCAAGATGACGTTTTTAATGAGAAAGGCTGGACCTACATCCTGGAG AAATACAACGGCCACCTGCCCATTGAAATTAAGGCGGTCCCGGAAGGGAGCGTCATCCCCCGCGGCAACGTCTTGTTCACGGTGGAGAGCACCGATCCAGAATGCTACTGGCTCACCAACTGGGTGGAG ACTATCCTAGTGCAGAGCTGGTACCCTATCACCGTGGCAACCAACTCCAGGGAGCAGAAGAAGATTCTCGCCAGGTATCTCCTGGACACATCCGGGAACTTGGAAGGACTCGAGTACAAACTACACGACTTTGGCTACCGGGGCGTCTCCTCGCAAGAG ACTGCCGGCATCGGCGCTTCTGCTCACTTGGTCAACTTTAAGGGCACGGACACAGTCGCCGGCATCGGTGTGATTAAGAAGTACTATGGCACCAAGGACCCAGTCCCGGGGTTCTCTGTACCTGCTGCAGAACACAG CACCATCACAGCGTGGGGCAAGGACCACGAGAAGGACGCTTTTGAGCACATCATCAAGCAGTTCCCCAACGTGCCCGTCTCTATCGTCAGCGACAGCTACGACATCTACAACGCCTGCGAGAAGATTTGGGGCGAAGACCTGCGCGGGCTCATCGAGTCGCGTAGCGCGGACGCGCCGCTCGTCGTGCGGCCCGACTCGGGGAACCCCCTCGATACGGTGTTGAAG GTTTTGGAGATCCTGGGTAAGAAGTTCCCCCCAGAGGAGAATTCCAAAGGATTCAAGGTTCTGCCTCCGTACATCCGAGTCATTCAAGGAGACGGCGTGGACATTAACACACTACAGGAG ATAGTGGAGGGGATGAAGCAGCACCGTTGGTCCATTGAGAACGTTTCCTTCGGCTCCGGCGGCGCGTTGCTGCAGAAACTGACCAGAGATCTGCTCAACTGCTCCTTCAAATGTAGCTACGTGGTCACAAATGGACTCGGG GTGAACGTGTTCAAGGACCCTGTGGCGGACCCCAACAAGAGGTCAAAGAAAGGTCGCCTGTCTCTGCACCGGACTCAAAGTGGGGAGTTTGTCACTCTCGAGGAAGGCAAAGGCGACCTGGAGGAGTACGGAGTG GACCTGTTGCACACGGTCTTCCAGAACGGCAAGATTGTGCGGACGTACACGTTTGACCAAGTCAGAGACAATGCCAAGCTCAAGGAGAGTGAGCTTGACtag